Proteins from one Anastrepha obliqua isolate idAnaObli1 chromosome 2, idAnaObli1_1.0, whole genome shotgun sequence genomic window:
- the LOC129238981 gene encoding uncharacterized protein LOC129238981, with translation MFIDSYKVSDINEAFNRKKLRNFDASSLPPCENELLQHFLRANYICTIWNNAHLRKPTSHKPENNGWVLENDQYHFKWFEGDQLPTYVSDSLQTLSEADEDDDIHEDKSAEWSSGDEDNRDTDEDDEVD, from the exons ATGTTTATAGACTCATACAAAGTTTCCGACATTAATGAGGCtttcaatcgaaaaaaattgagaaacttTGATGCTAGCAGTTTACCACCTTGTGAAAATGAGCTACTACAGCATTTTTTACGAGCTAATTATATTTGTACGATTTGGAACAATGCTCACTTAAGAAAACCTACTTCACATAAACCTGAAAATAATGGCTGGGTACTGGAAAATGATCAATACcattttaaatggtttgaaggAGATCAGCTACCTACTTATGTCAGTGATTCTCTACAAACTTTGTCAG AAGCTGATGAAGACGATGACATTCATGAGGACAAATCCGCAGAATGGAGTAGCGGTGATGAAGATAATCGAGATACCGACGAGGACGATGAagttgattaa